A genomic window from Flavobacterium phycosphaerae includes:
- a CDS encoding chromophore lyase CpcT/CpeT, producing the protein MKKNILLLLLISFSFFTSNAQSKKSKSEKYLNELVTIMQGHYSSEKQSVTDTTYFNISLRMVPIWKNKGHYLYVEQAIFKKQDKPYRVRIYKLVQNGDEFISEIYTLKNEKDWIGKWNTPETFDALTENDIEQKKGCEVVLKRLGKNKFTGQTGIKTCSSELRGANYATSKVTVLENQILSWDQGFDKEGKQVWGAKKAGYIFDKLK; encoded by the coding sequence ATGAAAAAAAACATCCTTTTACTGCTACTTATTTCGTTCAGCTTCTTTACAAGCAATGCACAATCCAAAAAGAGCAAAAGCGAAAAATATTTAAATGAATTGGTAACTATCATGCAAGGTCATTATTCTTCGGAAAAACAATCAGTAACTGATACCACGTATTTCAACATTTCGCTTCGTATGGTTCCCATCTGGAAAAATAAAGGGCACTATTTGTATGTTGAACAAGCTATTTTCAAAAAACAAGACAAGCCATACAGAGTAAGAATTTACAAATTGGTTCAAAATGGAGATGAGTTTATTAGCGAAATCTATACTTTGAAAAACGAAAAAGATTGGATTGGTAAATGGAATACGCCGGAAACTTTTGATGCCCTAACGGAAAATGATATCGAACAAAAAAAAGGATGTGAAGTGGTGTTGAAACGTCTTGGTAAAAATAAATTTACCGGACAAACCGGAATTAAAACATGTTCTAGTGAATTGAGAGGGGCTAATTACGCCACGTCCAAAGTTACCGTTCTGGAAAATCAGATTCTGTCTTGGGATCAAGGATTTGACAAAGAGGGAAAACAGGTTTGGGGGGCAAAAAAGGCAGGATATATTTTTGACAAACTGAAGTAA
- the metK gene encoding methionine adenosyltransferase, which yields MAYLFTSESVSEGHPDKVADQISDALIDNFLAFDPESKVACETLVTTGQVILAGEVKSNTYLDVQQIAREVIRKIGYTKSEYMFEADSCGVLSAIHEQSADINQGVDRASKEEQGAGDQGMMFGYATNETENYMPLALDLSHALLIELANLRRENNEIKYLRPDAKSQVTLEYSDDNKPVRIDAIVISTQHDDFAAEAEMLAKIKSDLISILIPRIKAKYPQYAHLFNNDITYHINPTGKFVIGGPHGDTGLTGRKIIVDTYGGKGAHGGGAFSGKDPSKVDRSAAYATRHIAKNLVAAGLCDEVLVQVSYAIGVAKPTSINVVTYGTSKVNLTDGEISKVVENVFDMRPYFIEQRLKLRNPIYSETAAYGHMGRKPETVTKTFQLPNGAPKTVSVELFTWEKLDFVDKVKAAFGL from the coding sequence ATGGCTTATTTATTTACGTCGGAGTCAGTTAGTGAAGGACATCCAGACAAAGTTGCAGACCAAATTTCAGATGCGTTAATTGACAATTTCTTAGCCTTTGACCCTGAGTCAAAAGTAGCTTGCGAAACCTTGGTAACAACGGGTCAGGTAATTTTGGCCGGCGAAGTAAAATCGAATACCTATCTTGATGTGCAGCAAATTGCCAGAGAAGTAATCCGTAAAATCGGATATACTAAAAGCGAATACATGTTTGAAGCTGATTCGTGTGGTGTTTTATCTGCCATTCATGAGCAATCAGCTGATATCAATCAAGGAGTTGACAGAGCCAGCAAAGAAGAGCAAGGAGCCGGTGACCAAGGAATGATGTTTGGGTATGCTACCAATGAAACTGAAAACTACATGCCATTAGCTTTAGATTTATCTCATGCGTTATTGATTGAATTGGCTAACTTAAGAAGAGAAAACAACGAAATTAAATACTTACGCCCTGATGCTAAATCTCAGGTGACTTTAGAGTATTCTGATGACAACAAACCGGTAAGAATTGATGCCATTGTAATTTCAACACAACATGATGATTTTGCTGCAGAAGCTGAAATGTTGGCTAAAATTAAAAGTGATTTGATTTCGATTTTGATTCCGAGAATTAAAGCCAAATATCCTCAATACGCCCATTTATTCAATAACGATATTACGTATCATATAAACCCAACCGGAAAATTCGTAATCGGCGGTCCTCACGGAGACACCGGATTAACAGGAAGAAAAATCATCGTTGATACGTATGGCGGAAAAGGAGCTCACGGGGGTGGTGCTTTCTCAGGAAAAGACCCATCAAAAGTAGATCGTTCAGCGGCTTATGCAACCCGTCACATTGCTAAAAACTTAGTAGCTGCCGGATTGTGTGATGAAGTTTTGGTACAAGTTTCTTATGCGATTGGAGTGGCAAAACCAACTTCTATCAATGTGGTTACTTACGGAACTTCTAAAGTAAATTTAACCGACGGTGAAATCAGTAAAGTGGTTGAGAATGTATTTGATATGAGGCCTTACTTTATTGAGCAACGTTTGAAATTGAGAAACCCAATCTACAGCGAAACCGCAGCTTACGGACACATGGGACGTAAACCGGAAACGGTTACTAAAACTTTCCAATTGCCAAATGGCGCTCCGAAAACAGTATCGGTAGAGTTATTTACTTGGGAGAAATTAGACTTCGTTGACAAAGTAAAAGCAGCTTTTGGATTATAA